The sequence TTTCAGGGCATTGAAATCGCTCAAATACTATGGACACCTTTACAGAACGTTACTTTAAACTTGGTTAAGGAACTTAAACCATTTGAGTGGGAACATACTGATGAATTAGCAGGCTACAGACCACGCAATTTCTTTGATCGAACACTGCTTCGAGGCGAATACTCCAGCGACAATGGTGCACTTACGGTAGGTCAGGTAATCGGTGCTAAAAATTCTGATCGCTGGCGATGGCAATATGGTGGCTATGCTCTATGGAATTATACTGATTGGACACAGCTCTACACCGATTATATGACTCAGGCGGGATCCGAGGTGGATTATTGGGATGGAACCCAGCTAGTTCGCCATTACGATGAAAGTAACTACGTATTTTTCCTTGGCGTCTTAGGACATCGACTGACCTTCGATAACGGAATGGAATGGAAAATAGAATGGATTTCGAATTCGTTTGGAAAATCTAAAAATGAACTAACAACCGAGCACACTACCCTTAAACAAAATCCCTTCCAGCCACTAGCACTTATGGCTTATTATCAAAGGTATTATATTTTTCCTGGGCAAAATTATGTGTACAACTCACTCAGATGGGATAATCCGATATTTTTGAGTTCTTTATTCTCTACATCGACACTGTTTCTGCGCGATTTGGTTTCTTTATCCGACAGTTCGCATTTTGTTAATTTTGAATTTCAATCCAGTTTATCCGATAACTGGAGTCACGCGTTTGCCCTTATTAAAACTTTGGGTGAACCTGAAGGCGAATTAAATGCACAGCTGAATATGTATGGCAGTTATGTTATCAAGCGTTCATTTTAATGCTTGAGCTTATGTGACGATTTTTACATACTTGATCTATGAGTGAAATTATCCGCCTTGAATCCGTTCAAAAAAAATACAAATTAGGCAATACAGAAATCCATGCCCTAAAGGGAATTAACTTCAAATTGCGAAAAGGCGATTTTCGAGCTGTCTTAGGCCCATCTGGTTCCGGAAAAAGTACACTCTTACAATTGGTCGCCACTTTGGATAAACCTGATGATGGTAAAATATTTTTTGTGGACCAGGACTTGAGTTTGCTATCTGAAGATCAAAAAAGCGATCTTCGAAACCGTAACATTACGATGATTTTTCAAAGCTTTAATTTGATTCCTTCATTAACCGTTCAAGAAAATGTGTATCTTCCGTTAAGTGTCCGAAATGATCTTACCGAATCAGAAAAAAACCAACGTGTGCAAAGTGCCCTTAACGATGTCGGGTTGTCCGATTTTCTAAAAAACCAACCTGACCAGTTATCTGGTGGGCAGCGCCAACGTGTGGCTATCGCTCGTGCGCTGGTTCCAGGGCCCGAACTGATACTTGCTGACGAGCCAACCGCTAATCTAGATACGAAAACGGCTCATCAGATTATTGATTTGCTTTTGGATTTAAATCAAAAGCGCCAGGTTACATTTTTGTTTGCCACTCATGATGAAAAGTTGATTTCCCGAGTTCGAGATTTAACCTGGATCGAAGACGGACAACTGCGCGCTAATTAGATTCTCTTAAAATATCTACAACTTTTAGTTTCATCACTCGATAGACGGGAAGCAAGCTGAACACCATGGATATGGCTGCCGTGATTGCTGCCGAAATGCCAACAACTGCGGGATTCATAGTCATCGCAAAAGCTATCGGTTGAGTTAACATCCCTAATGAATACGGCACCGAAAACTGGCTGATAATAGTGGCAATTACAATAGAAACAAAAAAGCCGATAAAAATACCGCTAAAAGAAAGAAGAAAGGATTCGATTAAAAACAGTTTCAAAATAAATGAATTTTTTAATCCGATGCTGCGTAAGATTCCGATTTCTTTTCGCCTTTCATGAATCAATCTGTAGAAGGTCGCCATCACTGATAGCATCCCGATACTTATAACAATAATTGAAAAGAAATTTCTAAACAAATTCAGAAAGCTGATGCTTTGTTGATAAAAATCACCAACATCAAACGTTTTCCATGAATCCAAAACAAGTTCTGGAAACTGAACTCTTACTTGCTGATCAAACTGTTTTCGAAGTTCTGCCAATTGGCTTTCATCTTTCAACTTAACCGAGTAATACGATATCTCTGTCGAGTCCAAAAGTTTTTGAGCCAACGAAAGCGAGGTTGTAACCAAACGATCATCGATCTCTTTAAACAAACCATCCTGAATTCCAATCACATTCACATCAAGAGCGTTAATCTGTCCCGATTGCGTGGTCGTGGCCAACTGCAATCTGTCGAAAGGGCACTTAAACTCTGTCGGGTTATGATGATAGCCACGCTTTTCTATAGGAACCGTGATTTTTTTACCCGGCACGCAACCCAGTTGATACGAAAACCCTTCGCCGATATTCACTTCGGACTCACTTGAGCCGCTTAGCAACGATTGGCCATAAAGCGCATTTCGCTTCCAATTTAAAGCTCTTAGTTGCTGACCTTTTTCAATATCATAGCCAACGCCCATGAAGAAAAACTGATTCTGTCCCGAATTAGCCGTGCCTGTGAAATAGAGTTGCCTAGAATACGCCTTAATTTTCTGAGTCTGATTTTGTAAAAAAAGTTCGACTTGATTTTGCTCGACAGAATTTATTGTTTTGTACCGCTGGTCTTTTCTTATCAGTACATCGCCGAACATATTACGTTCTACATACGTACTTTGAAATAATAGGGTAATATCGTAGATATAGGATTGAAAGAGGTTCAAAGAAATAAATCCACTTGCAATAGCTAAGATGGCTGCAAAACTTTTTTTGCGATAGCTAAAGATATTTTTAATTGCTAAAGACCAAATGACTTTCACGAATCAAGCCTCATTAAATCAGTTGATTGCTGCTGTAATATTCGACGAATCTGAAAGTAGCTGACGAGTTGAATAAGTAAAATCATGAAGGCAAATACAAAGAAAATATAGGCGGTGGATGGTTCTAATCGAAATTGTAAGGTCGACGAGTACCCCGGTAATTGAAAGCGAAAGTTCATAGAATTATTCCATTGTGCCGCCCATACCCCAATAAATCCAGAAATTACACATGCCGCTAAAGATATCAAAAAATATTCGACCTGAAAAATTTGGGTAATTATCGTGTTTCTAAAACCAATCGATTTGTATATGGAAATATCCTTTTTTCGTTCCAGAAATGCAATTTGCAACGAATTGAATACCGTCAAGATAACCACACCACATATAAGAACTAGAAAAAATAAAAACATAATTAAAACGAAGGTCATATTGCCTACATATAATGCGCTGACTCTGGCGTCTCTATAGGGAATCAAGTCGATATTATCTATATTCTTTTCTTTCAATGATTCCTTTAGCTCCGAGATCTTCTTTGAAAGATTAGTTGTATCTTCAAAATACAGTGCCCATTTGTATATATTGTCGGACTTTACTAGATTTTGTACTAACTCTAGAGGAGCAATATAAAACACTTCATCAATTAAACTAAAACCAGAATATTTTAAGCCAGAAACTGTAGTGTCGACCAGGCCAAATCCTCCATAGAAATCTTGAGAATACAGTTGTAGATCATTTGTATGCTTTAATTTTCCATTGGTTGCAGGGTCATCACAATTTAAAATACCTTCGGCTGTTTTACGAGAGTCCTCAGTTATGGAATCTAGGGGATCTTTATCTAAAAATCCCCATAATGTCGGAGACGTTGTGGCCGCCAGAACGTTGTTGGAGTTCCAATATCCTTGACCAGAATGCATACGAGCCAACTCGGGAATTTGTTTTTGCACTTCAGTATGGCTGTATATCCAGTTCATGTCATCGGACCTAATGCCTTGAACCCACACTGGAAAATTTTGACATCCGCTAGAGAGCATCGCTTGTGTTGCGACTACGGGAATCAAACGATTAATTTTTATGGATGGTGATTGCAACACTTCCAAAATGGCATTTTGTTCGGTCAAATCAAAAGAATACTTCGATGGATTCTGTTGGTAATTCAAATAAGCGTCTTTCTTTAACAGACTAACATGGCCCACATGGCGCAGAAAAATCGAGTTAGTTCCCAGATATCCTTCCATCCTTAAGACATAGCCGCCAAACAGAATAATTCCAGTCATGCCCGTGATTAAACCGATCATGGTTAGAATGTGACGATTCCAATGAAGAACTAGATTTCTAAGGGAAAGAAGAAATACAAATTTCACTAAGCTGTCAAAAGTAGAAAGTGACCGTAGGCCATAATGAACAATGAAACCATACCGCAACTCACAGGTATAACTTCGAAATATTTAAATGGCAGATAGAATGAAGCTAAAGTAAGAAATACAGGAACGCCCCACATACAAACAATCCAACAATAACTAGCAATCACTTTCAAATTATCTGCTACCGGAATCAGATCCAAATGCTGACCATAAACAACAGATATCAAAGGCAACATAAAAAAAGCGATATGAGCTAAGCGATTCAAACGCCGCGGCAAATCTGCATAGTCTTTGTGACCTTTTGGCGCTTTAAACGGTCCTGAAAAAGCCCACATGCCATGAATAGAACCCGTAATTATTCCCAAAACGATTGTTATCCACCCTAAGTGTATATTGAGCTGTCCATATTGAGTCATTGCGTTCTCCTTGATTTCTAAATTTTCATTTTTTTAAGTAGGAATGTAAAGCTAATTTTAAGTTTGGGAAATGAGCAGACTTAACTTAGTATGAGATATGTCATTTGGTCATTTGTTTACGAAGACAAATAAAGTAATCTCGGAACACAAGCTTTTCTTTTTCCATCATGCGGGTGGGAATGTCGCTCATTTTTTATCGTTGTTTAATTCTCTTGATATTTCAATTGAGTTTCACATTATTAATCTTCCGGGACGCGGCATGGAATCTAAAGGTAATTCCTATACCGATTTCAATACTCTTATGCAGGACATCCAGACGGCTTTGGTTTTCAAACCAAATGATAAAATTTATTTGTTAGGGCATAGTATGGGCTCACTGTTTGTTTATGCTCTGGTCAAATATATCGAAAAGGAATTGCCGGGTCAGTTAGTATCCTTTGGAATTTCAGGATTAAAAGCACCCGGATTGAGATTTCGCAAAAATAAAATTTCACATCTTCCCGAAAGTGAGTTTTTAAAATCTATTGAGTTGGTTCAAGCGATTCCAGAGGTCGTAAAGAAACAACCAGCCGTACTTTCTTCAATAGTTGAAACACTTAGAAATGATTTTAAAATTATTGAAAGTTTTCCTGCTAGTGATGACTACTTTTCAAATCGTTCTTTAGGTTATTTATTTGGCGGACATAAGGATACCTTAGTCAGCGAGGACGATTTGGCAGAATGGTTTGAAAAACTGAATTTTCATCAGGGACCCACGCTATTCCCTGGCGACCATTTTTTTATCTTTAATCATTTAAAAACTTTGATCCAAACTCTACGAAAATAGGCCTCTGTCTAATCTATATACAAACAATGAAATATTACAATTTTTATAACCTATTGATATTACATTATAGTTTTAAGTCTATTGTTTTTTTATTTTCGTTCAGGCCCTTTGCATGAGTTTTAATGAGACTAATTGCAAACGGCTGGAGGAATCAATGGCTTATAAACAAACTATCAAACAAATTAACAAATTCGTGGATTCACAAGATATCGATTCTCCACGAACGACAGGCCGTAAAGCTATTCAGGCGACAATTGATCCTGAAATTTGGAACAGAAATTTTGAATATAGCCTTTCGATCAAGAACATGATCGAAAAACATAAGTTATGTCGCCATCCCCTTATCGGCTTGCTAAGCACTGAAAAATTAAATGTAGAAGCGACTAAATTAATTCACTTCGAATTTTCGTATGCGTTCGCCGAAATTTTCACGGATTCAGTTATTCAAGCAATGATTACGTCATCCCAATTAGAAAAACGAATTGGTCCTATGGGAAAAGTATCTGCCCGATTTCTATTGGAATTAAATTTGATGGATGAACTGGGTTTCAAAGCCAAAGCCAAAGCCAATGCAAATAATAGCGAAGACTATTGCGGCAATCCTTTACTGGCTCACTATGCGCAATTTAACGAGACACTCGAAGAACTGGGTTCTAACCATGATGAGCTATTAAATTATAAGCCGTCGGCAGCGGCGGAGGATGCACGAAAAACATTTACTGAAAATTACGGTAATCATTTAATGATGACATCGGTGTTAGCGGTTGCAGAATCGGTATTTACCTTGTTTGCAGGCCCATGGGCAAAGAGCGTTGGACTTTCTACAAATGTCGATGTCAGCCGAGGCTACCACAAAATACACGTAGAAGATGACTTTGGCGAATTTCTAGATGACGAACATTCGGAAGATACTTGGTTCCTTTTCCGCCAAGCTATCCAGGAAAACGAATATGCTATGGTTAAAGAGCAAATTTCAACGTGGCTCGATGTTTGGTATGATTTTGCAGATCAAGTTATGCATATCGCAAACAAACATTCCAAAAAAAATAATTTTTAGAGGCGAATCTCATGATCAAAACGCTAAATCGCATAGAAATATGTGACTTGATTCTAGCAGAGATACGAGTTTGTATCCCGAAATTTGCTTCGGATGATATTTCTTTTGATAAAGGCTTTTTGGAAATGGGAATTGAGTCTCTGCAAGCTGTAAATATTGTAGATGGATTGGCTCAAAAATTAATTATTCCCCTGGATGTTACTGTCCTTTTTGATAAACCAAATTTGAACGCACTAACAGACTATATTCTGGAAACCTTAGTCGCTCGGGAAATGAAAGCCTCACAATCAAGTGGTCAAAATACTAAACTGTCTAAAACCATTTTCGAGGTGAAGGATTTAACGCCCACTCAAGAACCGTTGGCCATTATCGGTATGAGCGGACGTTTTCCCGGCGCCGATACTATCCAAGATTATTTTAGTCTTCTCAGCAATGGCGTGTGTGCGGTAAAAAAACAAAAGCACAATCGATGGTCCAGTAATCCTGATGATTCCATTAACTTCTTCGGAGCCATAAATGGCATTGAAATGTTTGCAGCCGATGTGTTTGGGATTTCAGATCTAGAAGCAAAGGCTATGGACCCGCAACAACGTTTACTACTAGAAGAAGTATGGAATGCACTTGAAGATGCGGGCGTATCACCCCTATCCGTTCGCGGCAGCGAGACCGGTGTTTATATCGGCATCAGTAGTCATGACTACTCTTACAAAATTGATTCTATTGCACAAAAAAATATTTTTTCAATAACCGGTAATTCGCAATCGATTGCAGCCAATAGAATTTCTTACTTCTTTGATTTGAAAGGCCCCAGCTTATCTATTGATACCGCCTGCTCATCGTCATTAGTGGCGCTGGACTCTGCCGTTAAGGCTTTGCAAAACAAAGAAATTAATATGGCCATTGTCGGTGGTGTAAATTTATTATTAAAATCTGATCTTAGCCAAGCATTTAAAGACGCCACAATGTTGGCACCCGATGGCTTATGCAAAACCTTTTCTGCGGATGCTAACGGCTATGTTCGGGGCGAAGGCGTTGGAATCGTAATATTAAAACGAAAATCTGATGCTTCTAATTCAAACTATCGTATCTATGCAGATGTGCTTTCAGTTGCTGTGAATCAAGATGGCAAATCCAGCTCGCTAACGGCGCCTAACGGATCCGCACAAGAGAAGGTTATTTTGCAAGCTTTACGACGAGCTCAACTGAACAGCAATGATATCGTTTTTCACGAAGCACATGGAACCGGAACTTCGGTTGGTGACCCGATCGAAGGACTGGCATTAGAGCGTGTTCATCAAGAAAGAGATATTTCTAAACCTCTCCTAATTTCTTCTGCAAAAACGAATATTGGTCATCTCGAGGCCGCAGCAGGTGTCGCAGGATTAATTAAAGTCGCTCTCAGTATCTATCATCGCACACTATTTCCTAGTCTGCATTTTAAGAAAATCAGTCCGTTACTGGAAAATAAAATTCTCCATCTAAAGATTATTACTAAGACAGAAAAATTGAGTTCAGATCAAAAAATGATCGGCAGTGTGAGTTCATTTGGTTTTGGCGGCACTAACTCGCATGCCATTCTTTCGGAAAGCTTTGCCAATTCTAATTCTTCATCCAGCCTAGAAAAATTTTCTAACCCATTGCCGAGTTATGCTTTTGGTGGATTTTCAAGTAACGACAAGACAGTCCTACTGGACAACCTAAAAGTACTTAGAGCGCATCTGGCAAATCAAAGCTGGGAAGGCGTTCATCAAATATTAAAAGCAACTCTGAACCAAAGAATGGATTTGCCGGAACAGACACTTTTTATGGGTACTTCAAAAGAAGATGTTCTGCGAACTATCGACGACTTATTAGCAGGCAATGTAAATTCTCAGTATCGATTGGCAACTAAACCAAAACCTAATCTTAAAGTCGCTCTTCTATTTACGGGACAGGGCAGTCAATTTACAGGAATGTTTGAAGAACTCTATAGAAATCAAAATGAGTTTAAAAAGCTTGTAGATTCTATTTTGCTGCGAGCACAAAAATACTTTCCGCTAAATTTGATTCAAGTTTGGTTAGATACGAACTTAAAAAATGAACTAAAACAAACCAACTATTCACAAATTATTCTGTTTGCATGTGAATATGCCTTAGCTGAGATTCTGACTGTGTCCTATCAACTTAAAGTCGACTATGTGTTTGGCCACAGTTTAGGCGAAATCATCGCGGCTGCGAATTCTGGTTCGATGAAGCTAGATACTGCGATCGAGCTAGTTTGCCGACGCGGTTGGTTTATGCGTAACACCCCGAAGGGTTCAATGCTTGCTATTTTTAGTTCTTTGGAAAAAACTCTTAAAATTCTTAAAGACTCAAATCTTTCATTAGATCTTGCTGCCAACAATGGACCAGAATTACAAATTATCTCTGGCCAAACAGAGAGCATTGAAGCGATTCAATCGATTTTGACTGCTGCCGGTATTCGCAATCAGCTTCTTGAGGTCGATCAAGCCTT comes from Deltaproteobacteria bacterium and encodes:
- a CDS encoding ABC transporter permease: MKVIWSLAIKNIFSYRKKSFAAILAIASGFISLNLFQSYIYDITLLFQSTYVERNMFGDVLIRKDQRYKTINSVEQNQVELFLQNQTQKIKAYSRQLYFTGTANSGQNQFFFMGVGYDIEKGQQLRALNWKRNALYGQSLLSGSSESEVNIGEGFSYQLGCVPGKKITVPIEKRGYHHNPTEFKCPFDRLQLATTTQSGQINALDVNVIGIQDGLFKEIDDRLVTTSLSLAQKLLDSTEISYYSVKLKDESQLAELRKQFDQQVRVQFPELVLDSWKTFDVGDFYQQSISFLNLFRNFFSIIVISIGMLSVMATFYRLIHERRKEIGILRSIGLKNSFILKLFLIESFLLSFSGIFIGFFVSIVIATIISQFSVPYSLGMLTQPIAFAMTMNPAVVGISAAITAAISMVFSLLPVYRVMKLKVVDILRESN
- a CDS encoding ABC transporter ATP-binding protein, yielding MSEIIRLESVQKKYKLGNTEIHALKGINFKLRKGDFRAVLGPSGSGKSTLLQLVATLDKPDDGKIFFVDQDLSLLSEDQKSDLRNRNITMIFQSFNLIPSLTVQENVYLPLSVRNDLTESEKNQRVQSALNDVGLSDFLKNQPDQLSGGQRQRVAIARALVPGPELILADEPTANLDTKTAHQIIDLLLDLNQKRQVTFLFATHDEKLISRVRDLTWIEDGQLRAN
- a CDS encoding thioesterase, encoding MSFGHLFTKTNKVISEHKLFFFHHAGGNVAHFLSLFNSLDISIEFHIINLPGRGMESKGNSYTDFNTLMQDIQTALVFKPNDKIYLLGHSMGSLFVYALVKYIEKELPGQLVSFGISGLKAPGLRFRKNKISHLPESEFLKSIELVQAIPEVVKKQPAVLSSIVETLRNDFKIIESFPASDDYFSNRSLGYLFGGHKDTLVSEDDLAEWFEKLNFHQGPTLFPGDHFFIFNHLKTLIQTLRK
- a CDS encoding FtsX-like permease family protein, whose product is MKFVFLLSLRNLVLHWNRHILTMIGLITGMTGIILFGGYVLRMEGYLGTNSIFLRHVGHVSLLKKDAYLNYQQNPSKYSFDLTEQNAILEVLQSPSIKINRLIPVVATQAMLSSGCQNFPVWVQGIRSDDMNWIYSHTEVQKQIPELARMHSGQGYWNSNNVLAATTSPTLWGFLDKDPLDSITEDSRKTAEGILNCDDPATNGKLKHTNDLQLYSQDFYGGFGLVDTTVSGLKYSGFSLIDEVFYIAPLELVQNLVKSDNIYKWALYFEDTTNLSKKISELKESLKEKNIDNIDLIPYRDARVSALYVGNMTFVLIMFLFFLVLICGVVILTVFNSLQIAFLERKKDISIYKSIGFRNTIITQIFQVEYFLISLAACVISGFIGVWAAQWNNSMNFRFQLPGYSSTLQFRLEPSTAYIFFVFAFMILLIQLVSYFQIRRILQQQSTDLMRLDS